In the Primulina tabacum isolate GXHZ01 chromosome 7, ASM2559414v2, whole genome shotgun sequence genome, AGAAATAAGCAGTCGGTAAATTGTTTATTGACGAAGTAAATAAATTGAACAGATTTTGGGCTACACCCTTATAGCCAAGCTCTTCTGTTTAGAATGCTGCAGAGTGCAGTCGTGATGCTTCCCTCGTCTACTTTTTCACGCGAAACAGAAACACAATCGTCTCAAGAACACAAAACCACACCAGCTGAGAAGTTTGAAATGGAATTGCCTGTTATCAAGTTAAATGATCCAGATCCCATGGAGAAAGCCCCAAGCAGTGTTAGGAAAATGATAAGCGCATTTGAAAGTGGTCAACTTAAGGTGCTTGTATGATTTTTTAGTTTGTAGAGAGGTTTTTTCCCTCATATATAATACTTCTTTCTGGTTccgataaaaaattaaatttttcccaAGCAGGATGTTAAATCCCTCAAAAGGCCCGCTTCTGTACTACCTGAACAGATAGTAGCTAGAAAGGAACATTCTTTACAGGGTCAAAATGAAAAGGGTGTCGCTCAATCTACCAATCAAAGTTTGAGAAAACCCGAGGTTGCTCATCTTACTGAAAACTTGAGTCAAAACCTAAAAAATGTCGGTGGACAAGAAGATCTTGTTTCAAGTGTCTCCCAACCTTTTCTGGACCTAATGGAGTCGAGTGAAAATACTTCAGAGGGACCTACTGTAGAAGAAAGTATTAGATCACCAGTTGCTTTAACAAGTTCCGATATACTGGAGCAGGATGTGGAAACATTCTTTGAATGGGCAGCATCGACACAACCTGAACAGAGTATAGCTGGAAAGGAAGGTTCTTTGGAGGACAAGGATGAGAAGGGCATCAGGAAATTGACTGATCAAAGTTCAAGAGGATTTGGGGATGCCCTGTTTACAGGACACTTGAATCAAATGATACCAAGTGTTGGTGGACTAGGAGACTTAGATTCAAGTCACACCGAACCATCTTTGGCCCCCAAGCATTTGGAGTCAACAGTTGCTCCAGTGGAACTCAGTGGGGAAGAAAGTGATAGATCACCGGTTTATCTAACGAGGCAACCATTTTCAGAAACAGCTACATGTTTGGGAAGAGAGTACGAGGTACAATCTAAAGAAATAGAAGCTTATGATTCTtctgatccttcagctgtaGAAGAAAAAGAAAGTGAGACAAAAACAGGTCTTGAAGGTTCAAAAGTTGCGGATATTCAAGGGACTTCAGATCAGAAACCAGAATTGCTGGACTTTGATAAAGAAGAATATAATTCCCCTGAAAGTTCTGGTTTATGGATATTCCCGCACGATGTGGGTCGTTTATGTATCACAACTGCTGGCAACCAAGTGATGAAAATAGTAGAGCTTCAACATGTTGGAGCCAATGCCCACCAAGAAAAGGAGGTTTCTTTGGAGTTAGAAATCTTGGAGCAGGTATAGTATCCTCAGTTCTGTAATTAAGATTTCGAAAAGTTGCAAAAAAGCGCCTCAGCTACTCTTGTAGTTGTATTATGAGTTACAGTATTTGCAGCTTCAAAAAAGCATCTATGAATGGATCATAACATAGTATGTATATGCATATGTTATTGTTTTGTGTCAGCAATATGAAATACATGAAACGGACATTGGTAATAAGCCAGAACCTGGTAGCTGACGACTCCTGTAACATACTAATTGGGCAGGTAATGCCTTGAACATCAGATCATTGTTAGTTTGGACATATGAATGATGGCCTGATGGCCTCTTCAGGTTGATATCATGGATTAAATATCTGTATCCAACTCAATCTTTCCTTTTATAATCAGTTTCATAGCGAATTGACATAATGTTCAGCAGAAAATTTACCTGACTTTTActttatatcattttttttttgcaggCTATCAAAATTGCTGTgattcttggttttggagtaCTAGTTCTTCTCACCTGGAAAAAGGAACCCCGGTATTTTCTttgttaaaatttaaaaatacccATTTTGTTTCCTAAAAAAATATGACTTGTGTTAATCTCCCTTTTCTTCTCTGATAACTTTGAATGCTTTACAGGAAGAAAAAGTctgaagaaaatgattttttcttCACTATTCCAAATCACATTGATGAAAGAACACTAACCGAGTAACAACTTACATTTCAACGGGAACTTCATATATAGACGAGgtctgtattttttttttttttttgtctttttgcTAAACTACGATGTATGAATAAGCAACATAGCAATTTTTTGGTTCCAAAATTTTTCTTAATGGGTGATGTAGCTTGATACAGACAATACGGTCTACCAAAAATTGCATCATCTTGTATCTCCCTTTTCAGATAATTGAAGCCTATTCATACACTCTGCCTATCTTCCTTCTTTGCTTTTTTTTCCTAATACATTATTTCTTTTTGTTACCCAAAAAAATTAACATAGAAACTTAAGATATAGTTGTTACATCAAAATATACACAAAAACTCCTATTAAACCGTCTCATACATTTCTCGGATTAAATTGTTGAGACGAATCTCCTACTTGACTCGAGTCGacctataaaaaattattatgaaaTATATCTGTGAGCCCGTTGAGGCCTACTCCAAAATATAGGGAAACTAAAATAGTCACCCTACATTCCCGAATATTTAGAATCTTACCCATAAATGTTATACAAGCCAGCTAGAATAATTGCTTGTCGCATAATTGTAATTACCATCTATATAGACTATTCTTTTGTCTAGGTAGTACCGATTAGGGGGAGGGGAAATCAACCACACAGCTCTCTTAAGACCAAAATTCAATTAGAAGAACATGCACGATGAATTGGGGTTCAAAGGAGTTGAACTCGATTTGAACCTCGAAAATAATCTACGGAATTTTCCAGTTGAGTTCAGTTGAGCCAGTTTTATCACAAACCTGATTCATAACATATAATAATCAGAGTATGTTTCTTAAAATCATACATTCAACATAAACGAATATGCAATAATCTCATGAGGGTagttcatttatttaattaattattgtgtaTTTACAGTGTGATTAATTAACTTGTTACAAATTATAATTACAAATGTAacgaataaattaaaaaaattcatataaaattatattatttttgtgaaatatttgaataaagGGTTTAACTAATAACACGACGTGGAAAATAAAAGAATTGATAATAGTTAGAGCCAGTTATGCGCCACATTTGTCTTGCAGTGGATCTCGTAACACaatttgatcctcatttaaaagaaaagaaaaagaaacacATATTATTCATAGGACAATATAAAAGTTAATAATAGAGAATGACAATGTTATTACAAATGTGGATTGGGAAAAGCCCCAAACCGACCCTTTGTAACGTAACAGATTGTTAATTTCGAACATGGTGTGCACTAAAGCTGAAATGTGGTGTAGCACGATTTTGATGAATATCTATGGGTTAGTTTAATTAGGAAACGGGTCTTGTTTGCTCAGAACAGCGGACTTTACTCTTGTCAGCAAAATACCCTTTTACGAGATTCTTGTGTATTAGAATGGACATTAGGCACTCCACCTAAGCAACATAGAGTGTATCAAAGAGCAGAAGGCGCAAGACAAATCGAACATTTGAGGAAAATAACCTCATCAAGATCCATGTTGATCTCAAGCCATTTTAGCGCTTTAACAATTACATATAACTTGACCTGGTGAGCTTTATTCGGATCCTTCTGCTTTTGAATGATGTAACTGCCAGAACGGTTCAAAGTAGATGTTTAAAATGGATGCTAGTTTCATCCAAACTAAGTTGATGTGTGGTAAcgtacattttttttaatcaatcgTTGGTAAACTTGGAGTTCTAACTTTTCTAGAACAAGATAAACACCGATCTCAAGAACCTGATAATGACATATAAGGTGAAGCAATGAAAGACGATTGATCATCGTAATATGTAGCAACCTGTGTTCAAGGAATCTGAAGATACCTGTCCTCGTGTTCCTGAAAGGCATGTCTTATAAGTCGAAGATCGCCTCTACTGAGAGCAAGCACAACATAGCTGTACTGCAGAAGTTTCAAGaagtaaatttattttgaaagacATGCATATTATTATTCCCTAGGAAAGAAAGCTTAGCAATTTCATGATACAGATATCACAATTAGGCAGCATATGTTTGTTCATAAATCTGTTATTCAAACATTTACAACACAAACTTCAGGCTCTCTCTTCAATCGTTTGACAGGAAAAACGATACTTTAAACCATACTGCCAGCCGCTAGGGAACTCATGAAATCTTCTCTTAATAGGATACATCATCAAATTGACTGCAGTCTGCATAGATCTGATTGAATAGTGTAGTTCAGTCCCCATGCTTCAGACCATTTAGTGTTCAGAAATCCTTGAGATATTATTTTCTCCTTGTTCACTCTTTAACTGAATGTACTTCTACCGTTTCAATGTATATATACATCTTTTTCAACCTTTTCCTCTGATTGAACTATATATTGTTTTTTCTCCACAACTATACCAATATTCATGAGGTGAAGATGATTGTCACCACATATGAGTGTATCGAATTTTGCTGATAATGGTAAGAGATGCACCTTCAATTCTGGTTTGAAAGAAAGATAGTTATGTCACAAGAGACAAAGCAAAAGCTAAAACATGCGAGAAACCAAAGTGGTATGGGAGATTAGTCATGCATTATAAAAAGATGTGTGACCATAGTTCTTGTGGTGTACATGTCCTCCAATATGAAAGATAAATACAGTGAGTCAGTAGAGAGATCATACCTCATTTAAGTTAAACTTATGAAGAAGTGAATCTCTAGGTATAATGCCAATTGAAAGCTTCACGGGTAtaagatatttcagaatcatCCTAAAATAACAATATTATATAGTTAGTGATGCAGCATACGTACAAAAGATCCAGATGCCTACTGAAAACTTCACaagtataaaaaatttcagtatcATGCTAAATTGGGAACTAAAAAATGCAACTTAAGCAGCTGGAAATTTGAAATAAGATGAATTATAGTAAGACCCGTGATATTCCACAAATAATCAATTTCATACTTGTCAGCAAACTGTCTAATATATTGTGAAAGGATTGGCATAACTGTGAACCACATCGTTTTGAGCACTAGTGTATTAATGCATATGATAACTTATGGTCTGCAGCCGGAAAGTTTTCATTGTATACCTCCAATCGACCAGTGTAATACATGTAAGTGACCTTATCCCTGGCAGGAAACTCCTCAAAGTCAAAAATTCTAGCCTTTTAAATACTTCGTATCACACTGCGACATAAATGGATTGTCCCGAgcttgaaatatattttaaaaagttcaCAAGTCACATATAGAGCTCCCACACGTTTTGGTCCCTTTCCAGCAAGCACACCAAACACGTTCATGAGGAAAGAGCCAGAGCCTTTCAATTTCTCTGGGGTTTTCCCAAATAAAGCTAACTCTATATCAGCCTTCATGAAATCAAAGAATAACATAATAAGTTCACACACCTTCTGATTAACCTAATGCTCATTAATTTACACAGAGAGAGATACATTTTATATAATCTTTACCCTCTCAGCAAGAATCCTAATTTCATACGCAATAACATACAATATATGCTTCCAAAGCCCATGCCGAATCCCAATTTCGAAACTCCTGAATAAAAGCACTACAATTTTGCATCATTAGGACATTTACCACCGATCAAACAGTTTGTTCATATGGAAAGTTCATCAATTGATCGACTTACTTGGATGCTTTTTCAAAGGCCGTGTAAGATTCAACCAGATTTCTATGTCGAAAACTCTGCAAAGCCCGAAATATAGGTACTAGAATGTCTGTAAACTGAGAATGTTTCTCGGATTGCCTAATCACTCTATTAGCATCCTGACAAGGAGCAAATTAAATTATACCATTATCGATCATCACATACACAAGTGAAGGATGATACACAAATACATATGGAAAAATAATAGAATATATGTATATCATCTACATGCAAACACATTTTACATCATATAACCGTCGTTTATTCTTTTCCAATACAAATTCGAAGCACAATATGATGGATTTAGAGATGAATATGATATCTTTGTATCTGTctcattcaaaaaaaaaattgaacttcAACTTGAAAATTAGTCTACGAAACCTTCTTGTTTCGGATTTTCTCCACGGGCCTCCAAACCCATGGAGAAACAAGTTACAGGAATATTTTGCCACATTATTCTTACGTTTATGAAATGGAATAcgaaaaaaataatatcaaatatgaaGTTAGattaaagaaaattattatcaatgttaaattttaatttataagtataaataataatataagattctaaatatatattaaaatttatatttatttagttttgaGTCGACCGTAGCAAGAAAGAGTACGGTGCATTTACCCACATTTTTTCCCGATGCTTCCTCCATTCTGGTTCACACAAATCTCTTTCTTTTTCAGCTAACTGCACACTCCCCGTGCCTCCAAATTCACAAACTCGCACACACGAAAAGTGTGCGAGGGACCAGGAAAAAATCCCCCCATTTTCCTTTCCGTTGATGTAACACAGAAACGCACAGACGTCTATAGTATTTCCCGCACAAACCCAACTGTAAAACAAGAATTTCTAGTTCCCGACATAGTGTTTAATGGCCGATTTGATGAAATTGTCTTGCAATTCTCCGAGCTTTTCTTCTTCTATTTTAACCGCGTTTTCTTCGTCTTTGAATTCATATCAAAGGGCCCTTTCTTTCAGCCAGAGATTACACAGAAGGATTGTTTCTGTTTCAGATATCTCATCTGTTGGTGGTGAATTTTTATCCCCAAATCCCTTCAAA is a window encoding:
- the LOC142551947 gene encoding uncharacterized protein LOC142551947 isoform X1, which codes for MPGTIQVSVLEFKGVSSSSDPSAISVKVSIGKRCYRTRDKGDFLFPVAKLTEELAVTLVDDEENEIAYTGIRVIQIIQKGTWDDVYSLEGGGQVHLKLRFVLNEEEKNRIRVMRESAIKKNLATTSNINLSRSESTSLTRNSEEKSTHGEQNVSDSQTNFETEMVSREAEASPADSPTSSESSSVGSTSSYQKEQEIIQETETPSAVVMLPSSTFSRETETQSSQEHKTTPAEKFEMELPVIKLNDPDPMEKAPSSVRKMISAFESGQLKDVKSLKRPASVLPEQIVARKEHSLQGQNEKGVAQSTNQSLRKPEVAHLTENLSQNLKNVGGQEDLVSSVSQPFLDLMESSENTSEGPTVEESIRSPVALTSSDILEQDVETFFEWAASTQPEQSIAGKEGSLEDKDEKGIRKLTDQSSRGFGDALFTGHLNQMIPSVGGLGDLDSSHTEPSLAPKHLESTVAPVELSGEESDRSPVYLTRQPFSETATCLGREYEVQSKEIEAYDSSDPSAVEEKESETKTGLEGSKVADIQGTSDQKPELLDFDKEEYNSPESSGLWIFPHDVGRLCITTAGNQVMKIVELQHVGANAHQEKEVSLELEILEQAIKIAVILGFGVLVLLTWKKEPRKKKSEENDFFFTIPNHIDERTLTE
- the LOC142551947 gene encoding uncharacterized protein LOC142551947 isoform X4 yields the protein MRLLSSVFVYIKRESAIKKNLATTSNINLSRSESTSLTRNSEEKSTHGEQNVSDSQTNFETEMVSREAEASPADSPTSSESSSVGSTSSYQKEQEIIQETETPSAVVMLPSSTFSRETETQSSQEHKTTPAEKFEMELPVIKLNDPDPMEKAPSSVRKMISAFESGQLKDVKSLKRPASVLPEQIVARKEHSLQGQNEKGVAQSTNQSLRKPEVAHLTENLSQNLKNVGGQEDLVSSVSQPFLDLMESSENTSEGPTVEESIRSPVALTSSDILEQDVETFFEWAASTQPEQSIAGKEGSLEDKDEKGIRKLTDQSSRGFGDALFTGHLNQMIPSVGGLGDLDSSHTEPSLAPKHLESTVAPVELSGEESDRSPVYLTRQPFSETATCLGREYEVQSKEIEAYDSSDPSAVEEKESETKTGLEGSKVADIQGTSDQKPELLDFDKEEYNSPESSGLWIFPHDVGRLCITTAGNQVMKIVELQHVGANAHQEKEVSLELEILEQAIKIAVILGFGVLVLLTWKKEPRKKKSEENDFFFTIPNHIDERTLTE
- the LOC142551947 gene encoding uncharacterized protein LOC142551947 isoform X2 produces the protein MPGTIQVSVLEFKGVSSSSDPSAISVKVSIGKRCYRTRDKGDFLFPVAKLTEELAVTLVDDEENEIAYTGIRVIQIIQKGTWDDVYSLEGGGQVHLKLRFVLNEEEKNRIRVMRESAIKKNLATTSNINLSRSESTSLTRNSEEKSTHGEQNVSDSQTNFETEMVSREAEASPADSPTSSESSSVGSTSSYQKEQEIIQETETPSAVVMLPSSTFSRETETQSSQEHKTTPAEKFEMELPVIKLNDPDPMEKAPSSVRKMISAFESGQLKDVKSLKRPASVLPEQIVARKEHSLQGQNEKGVAQSTNQSLRKPEVAHLTENLSQNLKNVGGQEDLVSSVSQPFLDLMESSENTSEGPTVEESIRSPVALTSSDILEQDVETFFEWAASTQPEQSIAGKEGSLEDKDEKGIRKLTDQSSRGFGDALFTGHLNQMIPSVGGLGDLDSSHTEPSLAPKHLESTVAPVELSGEESDRSPVYLTRQPFSETATCLGREYEVQSKEIEAYDSSDPSAVEEKESETKTGLEGSKVADIQGTSDQKPELLDFDKEEYNSPESSGLWIFPHDVGRLCITTAGNQVMKIVELQHVGANAHQEKEVSLELEILEQAIKIAVILGFGVLVLLTWKKEPRYFLWGGEINHTALLRPKFN
- the LOC142551947 gene encoding uncharacterized protein LOC142551947 isoform X3 codes for the protein MPGTIQVSVLEFKGVSSSSDPSAISVKVSIGKRCYRTRDKGDFLFPVAKLTEELAVTLVDDEENEIAYTGIRVIQIIQKGTWDDVYSLEGGGQVHLKLRFVLNEEEKNRIRVMRESAIKKNLATTSNINLSRSESTSLTRNSEEKSTHGEQNVSDSQTNFETEMVSREAEASPADSPTSSESSSVGSTSSYQKEQEIIQETETPSAVVMLPSSTFSRETETQSSQEHKTTPAEKFEMELPVIKLNDPDPMEKAPSSVRKMISAFESGQLKDVKSLKRPASVLPEQIVARKEHSLQGQNEKGVAQSTNQSLRKPEVAHLTENLSQNLKNVGGQEDLVSSVSQPFLDLMESSENTSEGPTVEESIRSPVALTSSDILEQDVETFFEWAASTQPEQSIAGKEGSLEDKDEKGIRKLTDQSSRGFGDALFTGHLNQMIPSVGGLGDLDSSHTEPSLAPKHLESTVAPVELSGEESDRSPVYLTRQPFSETATCLGREYEVQSKEIEAYDSSDPSAVEEKESETKTGLEGSKVADIQGTSDQKPELLDFDKEEYNSPESSGLWIFPHDVGRLCITTAGNQVMKIVELQHVGANAHQEKEVSLELEILEQQYEIHETDIGNKPEPGS